In Brachyhypopomus gauderio isolate BG-103 chromosome 2, BGAUD_0.2, whole genome shotgun sequence, the DNA window GTGCCCGCGTAGAAGCGCGCGCCCGTGTTCACGTGCGCGTGCGAGTCTCCGTGCGCGGCGTTGAGCACGTGACTCACGCCGAGCTGCCGCAGGCGTCTCACGTTCGTGGCCACGCGCCTGAGGAGAGAGCGCGAGACGACAGCGCGAGGAGACAGGGCGCGAGACAACAGCGCGAGGAGACGCGGCTGCTGCAATCAGCCAGTACACAGTCTGAACCAGTGTGACTCTGCTGAGAGAACTCAGACCCAGTCTCTCTATAAATACCTGCGTCTATTTTAGTACATTCATGTTTTCTCCCTCCatgttgtctctctctctctctctctctctctctctctctctctctctctctctctctctagtttaTATGTTCAAACTAATATACAGTGAGATATGATGGGTAACGTGTATGGCTGTAAACGTTACTTACTCATTTCCCAGGAGAATGCCAGGGTAGACCTCGTTGAAATCTCTAGACGGCATGCAAAAGTCTCCGTTCTCGTCTGTTAACAGATCATTAAGCTGCTGCACCGACACTTCATAGTCTGTCATGATCACCCGATGAGGGGCTCAGCATTACATCATTTATCTCCGCTGTAAAATATGGCTTTAATCTCTGAAGTGAGTTGTgtacatggacgtagttttgatttcataagtgggggggacacaacctggggtggcgaactgttgagcggggggggggggggggggttgaatgaaaattgttgagcgctgtgaacaaaaattgttgagcgggggggggggggggggggggctcggagctgcatgatcctagtgctagatttgtcgctatttggatattgtttttttaaccgttaaaaagtgggggggacatgacttcgtcgctacttaaatatttggttttaactgtaaaaactgggggtgaccaaaaccggcttttgaaaaagtggtccaaaactacgtccgtggttGTGTATAAGTATCTCCAGCAGTCCTGAAGCTTCACCGTGGGTAGAAGCTCTCAGCACCTTTCACACCAGCAGGGGCCAGCAGACAGTACTGAACATTTGAGCTGACAGCCTTCCTGTGCTGTGTCTTATACACAAACATTTGTCAGTACATTTGAGGAAAGAGAGGTATTTGGACTAGAGGTAATTGTACAATAATTGTTTTGTCTCATAATTAAGATTCAAACAGAATACTGGAAAAATATACATTAAATACATGTAAAAATACATGCAGCTTTGAGGACAAAATGGCGTCTAGTGTGCCGTCCCTTGGCACTAAGCACATTTTGAGGTACGGATCTGAGTAACAGGAGTCTGAGTGTAGCTGGGGTCTGGGTGTAGTAGGGGTCTGAGTTCCACATATAGTTCCAGTATGTTTATTGCAAACCAATTTTATAACAGCAACAACAGCTTTGAGCCTGTCAGTGTAAGCTGCACACTGCTTGAAAGTGATGTTTGCTTATTCTTTTATAGCTGGCAAGATTTCTCCTTGCTGTTCAGGTTAGGATGACACTTCAAATGTTCAGAAGGTGACACTGGTTCTTGATCTCAGGCTTTGGAGAAGATTCACCTTTTTGTTGCTCGGCCAGTCCTGTGTTGTTTTGACCTTGTGCTTGGGATCGGTGCTGTGATTCAAGGTGAAGTTTCTTCTAAGCTTTCATTTATATAACAGACCATAGCAGGCTGTCACCATCCATCCTTCTGTGTTAATGCGATGTCTGGCCCCCACTGGGGATCATCACATCCAGAGCAGCCTGCTGCCCCTACCGTACCAAACCACTGGCATGACGTTTGTTGACCACATGAAATTGGCAGTGATACTGGCAGTGATGGCACATACTGCTTTGCAAAACCTCCATTACTGTCCGCTCCCACATTTGGGTTGCTGTAGATGTCTTCTGGTCAGATGTGTTTTGATTTGGGGTTTTTTAGAAGTGGCTTCCTTCCCCCCAGCCTGCCGTACAGGCCCCTGTGTGAGCTCTTGACATGGCTGACTGGTGCATCTTCACTCTCAGCCACCGAACTCTGGATCGCCTGACAAGTCCCAACCTCAGTGTCTCTGTATCTTCCCTCTGCCGTCCCCTTCTAGCCCTGACGAGGCTCTGATGAGTTCTGAGGGACAGCCTCGTCTCTGTGGTATGACGTAGCTTTCATTTCCTCACAATCCAGTGCTGCTCACTGTGATTTTCAAACACTTGAGTATTTTTGAATGTTATTCTATAGCATTTTCCTACATTGTGCATATTTAATTATAACTTTATCTCTGATTTCTTAGAATGTTCTTTGGTCTTCATCTTCAGCTGTTTCCTTCAGATTTAGTTTGATGAGCTAGATGAATGAAGAAGATCTTTAATCCAGAAAAGTTTAACaattttaaaaaatttaatatTGAGTTGAGGCCAATtgtaaagtcaaagtcaaagtcaaatttatttatatagtgcttttcacaacacacgttgtcacaaagcagctttacaatcgtatgggtccagatccctaatgagcaagccaaaggcgacagtggcgaggaaaaactccctatagggtggggattaggaagaaatctcgggaggaccaagactcaaaagggaacccatcctccattgggcggcccgttaacacaagtccgtggtcaCAGGGTGGTTTtaaagttccacagcaacagtctaggctcctgttccccggccaagcagcctcagtcccctcggtgcaggcggtgggcctcagggggtgtgggcctcaggcggtgggcctcaggcgggccagcatcagcacgGCTCTCTGTGGCAACggctcatccaaccccggcatcagcacatccactggcaagccagaccatcccccaggtgcctgcaggtgcctgtatccaatcgtcttgggtggaggcatgcaagaagatagaaatacagactaagtggacatcaatttaaaccaccattaatttaaatgtacatagctcacatgccagtgattagcatgtggctccggcaggctaatctatagcagcataactaaagggaggggttcagaggtgactacaggcatgagggctcactgagacattgctttacaGTCAAGTAATTGTCACAagtagagtgatgccatgacacagctggatgacagcatcaacatctcagatcaccagaaatctcaacgtctgggggcccccaagcccctacaccttacaaggggaatattagctgaaggcttgattaaataggtgagtcttaagtctagatttaaagattggaactgtgtcagaatctcggattggagctggaaggctattccataattgaggggctttaaaggagaaagctctgcctccggctgtagtcttacaaatttttggaactaggagaaatccagcattttgggagcgcaaagggcgagatgggttgtagtaagcaatgagttcactcagatattgtggggcgagaccatttaacgccttataggttaacagaagaactttaaattcaattcgatatttaatcggaagccagtgtaatgtggcgagagtgggactaatatgatcgaattttctaaccttagttaggactctagctgcagcattttgtacaagttgtagcttctttcgggactgtttagagcatccaattagaagactattacagtagtccaatctcgacgagacaaaagcatggaccagtttctctgcatctgctaatgaaagtaaatgtctcagcttggcaatattacgtaaatggaaaaaggcagccttagtgacattgcatacatgtgtgtcaaatgaaagatcagaatcaatagtgacacctaaaaattttgcagtagatttaggtgttactgaaaaaccatctagggtaaggggaatatcagcccaattgcttctagcagctttaggcccaagaatcagcacctcagtcttgtcagaattcagttgaagaaaattagatgccatccagtttttaatgtcctggacgcagttctcaatcttgcgagttgtagtgatatcatctggattagaagatatatacaactgagtatcatctgcgtagcaatggaagctaataccatgcctacgaatgatagtgcccagtggtagcatatataatgagaataatatggggcccagtacagatccttgtgggacaccatactttactttgtCAGGTAGGACCACGGACATAAttttggggggtgggtggggacatgtcccccccactttttcaaaagccggttttggtccaccccagtttttacggttaaaaccaaatatttaaatagcgacgaatccatgtcccccccacttttgaaatcaaaattacgtccatggataggacctgaaccaggagagttctgacctcttatgccaatgagtgtctccagcctagtaagtagaatattatggtcaatggtgtcaaaagcagcactgaggtctagcagtatgagaaaagaaatgtgtcctttatcagaggatattaagagatcgttcaatactttagtcagtgccgtttcagtgctgtgatgagctctaaatccagactgaaataactctaagacatgttctgtctgtaagaaggaagagagttgagaAGAAACTACAATTGTAGAATTGTAAGCCAAACGTGTCCTCTTTAGGACAATATTttacataaaacaaatattatttattaatttttggagTCTGTTAAACTAAAATATGACTACCTACTAAAGTATAGAATATCAAAGATGGATCCAAATACTACAATATGTTTCTGCAAGACACTGTACATATAATAATAGGACATTATATTTATTAGGTGTTGTTATCCTCCTTTTTGATATGTTTGAACTACAATAAGATATTCAAGCTTGGAAGTGATAAGGAGACAACAACAAAGcaatgaatgaaatgaaaccCTAATAGGAAGCGGTTATTAAACTATTAAGGCTAAAGATAAATGCATGCCAAATAGGGTTAGAAAGCATTTTAGCCACAAGGGTTTTTAAGACAGCTCTAGATCTTTCATTTTAATGTAACAGTAAGTCTATGGATGCTTCCACTATttaaccactagatggcagtaaaCACTCTTTAAACTTTGTTTTGTTGATAAAACTTGCAGACCCATTTAGTGCCAGTTAAAACTGGGTCTGTTTTGTACCACTTTTAGTAATAGAAATATCAGGAAACTCTAAACTCACCGGCTCGAAGCAGCTGAGCAAGTGAAACAGGTGAGTGTTGTAGTAGAGGCGTTGTAGTGCCACTGCATGTAACAaccacaccagcacctccctcCTTCGACCCCTTGCTAAGTAATGTTTGGAGTTTGTGTGCAAACATCTGTACTTTTTTTCTGCATGTGAACATTTTCTTTGAATAAATTGATTTATTGAATACATTTTCTTTGaatttattgatttttttttttttgaaaaagataTTTTCAGAATGTATGAATGTGTATTCTTATGATTATGACCGTTTTTTAAACCAAAACAATAGTACTGGGGGAAATGAACACGTTCTTTTATTAAAACATTTCTGCACTGAGATGCTGTAAGCAGGTCCCACCCGATCCACTGAAGAACCGCCTGGTCTGCCCCAACATGCGTCAGCTCCAAAGGCACCGCATGGCAGTTTGAAAAAAGGTTGTAAAAACAGGTATGTAAAATCGTAAATGACGATGATTGAATGACGATTCGCTTTCTTTGAAGAGGTTTAGTGGGTGTTTTACGGACAATAAAGTTTAAATGTTCATTTCTTCCTGTTAAATCAAAATGTCATAGTTTATTTATTTGAGTCTCTCAAAGCTTGCTCATACAGAATGTGGGTCATCTTTCACATAATTTTCGATCAATATGATGGGAAGAATTTAGGACAGAGTTTTAACTGATCATAAATTTGACAGACACAGTAACATAGTTACTGTGGGGCCGCCTCAGGCCGCCTCAGGAACATTAGTAAAAATATGATTAAAATTCCTTTCTTCTTGGGAAAATTGATGCATGCGTTTGCGTCTTTCTCTCGGTGTGTATCGGTGTGAGTCAGCATTTGGTGTAAAATGCTGCTGTAAAAATAGGAGGCGTTTTACTTCAGCCTCGACTCGTAGGGGAGACccggtatggttgtaacacctttttgcttcagcacctgtaactcactgaattttttagctagacttctcaaacttttatataAAGTacacccatttgtttactacaaaagtaattcaaacttcaattgaaatatgtgtgtgtgtgtgtgtgtgtgtgtgtgtgtgtgtgtgtgtgtgtgtgtgtgtgtgtgtgtgtgtgtgtgtgtgtgtgtgcgtgtgtgtgcatgcgtgcgtgcgtgtgtgtgtgtgtgtgtgtgagtgtgtgtgtgtgtgtgtgtgtgtgtgtgtttgtgtgttacatggcagataccatgtgcctttgcaactgatctgactgacttgtccttctttgtgacctcatcagatgcttctTTTAAAAGCATTTGTAAAATGGCACACCTCTGTATgtctttctttaaaattattaaaaatcaagaaggttttcttagttgtatgtaagtTGATGGTTATAACCAGGGCCGGggatttgaaattaacagggggaaaatgcatcacaatttaccaGAGAAAcgacagtttaatgtaatataattcatatggttttatctgcaatagtataagtactaaaaaaaatatagtcttgattcagaaatttaatttctcacctcaaaatcagttttttctctATAGAAtcggcatgtgcctgtttacagtcttgatattcaccatgtgggatcagggaggaattgggtaaatactggaatgatcatatgactcctatcttatccgtgatgggtggaactgatggtgttacaactctccccatgttacaaccatacccggtctcccctatcaCTGTTTCGCAGTTTATTAAAGAATTCAACACAAAATCAGATCATACTGTTTGGTATAACCTAAACCTGAGCTGGTATATGTTGGATGGTCTGTGTCCGTATTCTATTCCCTGTTTGGTATAACCTAAACCTGAGCTGGTATATGTTGGATGGTCTGTGTCCGTATTCTGTTCCCTGTTTGGTATAACCTAAACCTGAGCTGGTATATGTTGGATCGTCTGTGTCCATATTCTGTTCCCTGTTTGGTATAACCTAAACCTGAGCTGGTATATGTTGGATCGTCTGTGTCCGTATTCTGTTCCCTGTTTGGTATAACCTAAACCTGAGCTGGTATATGTTGGATCGTCTGTGTCCGTATTCTGTTCCCTGTTTGGTATAACCTAAACCTGAGCTGGTATATGTTGGATCGTCTGTGTCCGTATTCTGTTCCCTGTTTGGTATAACCTAAACCTGAGCTGGTATATGTTGGATCGTCTGTGTCCGTATTCTGTTCCCTGTTTGGTATAACCTAAACCTGAGCTGGTATATGTTGGATCGTCTGTGTCCGTATTCTCTCCCTGTTTGGTATAACCTAAACCTGAGCTGGTATATGTTGGATCGTCTGTGTCCGTATTCTGTTCCCTGTTTGGTATAACCTAAACCTGAGCTGGTATATGTTGGATGGTCTGTGTCCGTATTCTGTTCCCTGTTTGGTATAACCTAAACCTGAGCTGGTATATGTTGGATCGTCTGTGTCCGTATTCTGTTCCCTGTTTGGTATAACCTAAACCTGAGCTGGTATATGTTGGATCGTCTGTGTCCGTATTCTGTTCCCTGTTTGGTATAACCTAAACCTGAGCTGGTATATGTTGGATCGTCTGTGTCCGTATTCTGTTCCCTGTTTGGTATAACCTAAACCTGAGCTGGTATATGTTGGATCGTCTGTGTCCGTATTCTGTTCCCTGTTTGGTATAACCTAAACCTGAGCTGGTATATGTTGGATCGTCTGTGTCCGTATTCTGTTCCCTGTTTGGTATAACCTAAACCTGAGCTGGTATATGTTGGATGGTCTGTGTCCGTATTCTGTTCCCTGTTTGGTATAACCTAAACCTGAGCTGGTATATGTTGGATCGTCTGTGTCCGTATTCTGTTCCCTGTTTGGTATAACCTAAACCTGAGCTGGTATATGTTGGATCGTCTGTGTCCGTATTCTGTTCCCTGTTTGGTATAACCTAAACCTGAGCTGGTATATGTTGGATGGTCTGTGTCCGTATTCTGTTCCCTGTTTGGTATAACCTAAACCTGAGCTGGTATATGTTGGATCGTCTGTGTCCGTATTCTGTTCCCTGTTTGGTATAACCTAAACCTGAGCTGGTATATGTTGGATGGTCTGTGTCCGTATTCTGTTCCCTGTTTGGTATAACCTAAACCTGAGCTGGTATATGTTGGATGGTCTGTGTTTGTATTCTGTTCCCTCATCCTGGACGTCATCTTCACTGCAGGCTCCACTCTCTCACGCTGGGTGGAGGTTAAAGGGCAACTTTGCTTTTACTGTCGCCGCTCCAACACTGTAGAACTCTGTGGAATCTACGGAAATCAGAAGGGCTTCCTGTTTAGCAAAGGTTAAAACTAGACTCACAACTTACTTTTATGTACTAGCATTTGGACACCGAAGACATTATCTGTCATATGAAATATAATTTTGTGTCTGTTGTGCTGTGACTGTGTCTTTGAAGTGATCGAATGTGTTTCATtgttgtacagcactttggatCAATATCAGTTGTGTAAATGTACCATGTAAATAAATGGTACGTACTTACTAAAAATATATAAAGCAAGAGACAGAATAAGACTAAACACAAACAAGTATAACAGCATTCTCCATTCTGGGCGGACTGGATGCCACAGTGGTACTAGCTATTCGGAATATGAATAATTGTTTATGGCTCTTCTTCTTGAGACCATGGCCTGCCATCGTcacaatcaaccaatcagaattaGAATTATTGTTTATGTCTCTTCTTCTTGTGACCATGGCCTGCCATTGTCACAATCAACCAATCAAAATTAGAATTATTGTTTATATCTCTTCTTGAGACCATGGCCAGCCAGTGTCACAATTAGCCAGTTGAATGATTAAGAGATGGAAAATGACATATTTAGTACTCTTACTCATTTCAAGGAACAATTGAAAGTCGTTTGTATATTAGAATATTGTTATACATCATGTTCAGATGTTTGGAACAGTAGTCAGTTGAAATAAGATGACATATTGTACAATGTTTTTGCTCTCTTATAGGTTATTCCTTGACAACCATCATGCCACTGAATTCAGGTACTGCACAACAAAGAAGAATATGCTTCATATCTGTCCTGTTTTAATGATCCTTGCTCTAAGCCAGAGAGATACTGAAATTGGAGTTCAAATGTTCAGGTCATGATATTCATTTATGCATCCTAGAAATTAATGAAAAGttacataaacataaacataaataacatcaaatacaaataaatgaTTGGCATAGAAGGTCGCTCTGAAAAGAATCCAGAATTTGTAGGAAAGCTGATTCCATGTCGATGTGTCTTCTGAATAATCCCAAATTTGACCTCATCGGTCTTCAAAGTACAGAGACTGAGTTTGTGTGAGTGGGCTGTGGTTGATGTATTTTAGGACGCTGCTCTCAGAGACTCTCGGGCTGGTGTAGTGAATGAGAACGTGAACTCGGGTCCTCCCCCTTGTTCAGACGTGTCATTTCAGCTCGGACCAAACAGTGTCTTGATGGTGACCTGGGTACCAGTGCCCAAAAGAGCTCATATATCCTCCAGTGTGTATGGGGGCACTGTTGTTTGATATAGGAACATCCCATAATGGAGGCATCGCCGTGGCGCAGGCTGTTCCCGGGGCAGCGGCTGCTTGAAGgtgttctccttctgggccacCTGACCCATGTTTCATGATCTTTTTGTATTTGGACCGCTTGTTCTGGAACCAGATCTTAACCTGTGCACAGAGGATCACAGCTTAGTAGAGCCCAGTCACCACACTTTGCGTAAACATTTTGAGAAACATTGGAAATAATCATGATAACCATATTTTTATGTCTTAAATCCTAAACATACAGGTTTGAGAGAATCAGTCACTTCATGTAAAAATTGGTTTAAATTTAAACACAAATATCTATACTGAATCACATATTCTGAGCTGCTTCAGTGACAGTTATAAAATGGATGCAAATGCAGTTGTGAGCTGGCTGTAATGTTAGTAAAGAAATCACCCGGCCTTTGCTGCCCGCATTTAACCTGCTGCGGGTGGGATTGGCTCTGTATGAGGGTTAGGATTAAACAGTTTGGCACCGACACGGAAGGTATACCTAAATAAATGTGACATTTGTTAAAATAAATGTGAGTATATAATGAAAATAATATTTTGCATTTGTACATAATTAGTGTGTCATTTTATATAGAAATTAATAATGAAACCCAGTCAAAGCTTTTTGACACAGGTAGACTAGCGAAAGAATGACCAACTGAGATTGACATGATGCTTCACAATGTGCAAGCAATCATTTAAACATGGATTACGGTAACCCCAGAGTGCAAACGAGAGTAGAAAAAAGCCAGATGTAGGTCATTCTGTACTTTACTCTTTTAGCTCTTGAGGCAGTGTGTGCCGTTAATTACTGTATAATATATTCTGTAATATGTTGCAAAAGCTTGACAGTCGCTGTGTACTCTGTGAATACTGAGGCATACTGTTTTCTCTATTGGAATGGGTAATACAATATATTACACTATAATTAGTGGTAAACCTACACTAACAAAAGGGGGAATAGACATTTTTTTTGCATGCTGTGTATTTCAAACATTCCTCTTTGGACTCTTGTTTAACAGAAAAAATACTAAATACACACAACAACCACAACGCGAACAATTCTAACACAAAGTGAGGACTAATAACTGGTGACCTACTGATGTTTCTATTTAAATCAGCCGCAATGCAATATTTTTGCTTTGCGTTATTTTAATTGCGTCAGCACTGCAGTTCATTTCAGTGATTGTGAAGATGAAAAGGCTGAATACAAATTCATAAAATTAGACGTGGACACGCACGCGGAACACGAGGCTAAAGGGTCACAATGGAGAAAAGGCTTATAGCAAATTTGTGATTAACCAGTTAACCAGATTAATTCACAAGCAATGCGTCCAGATGCATTtctcaaaatatatatatatatatatatatatatatatatatatatatatatatatatatatatatatatatatatatatatatatatatatatacatatatatatatatgtatatatatatatatatataatgtgtgtatatgtgtatatatgtgtatataatcTATTATCTATTTGAATCTATTATTTATAGCTTTGATATTTATAATTTGAAtctattatattatatatatatattaaattataATCTATTAtctatagaatatatatatataattatatatatatatatatatatatatatatatatatatatatatatatatatatatattctatagatatatatatatatatatatatatatatatatatatatatatatatatatatatatatatatatatatatatatatatatatagagaatatatatttgtatttgtaaTAGTAGCTAATATAGCTATGTCGGTTCTAATGACATTAATGATAGAACCGTAGGCCTATGCAGGTCATAGTGAGTGTGGTCGTGTTACCTGGGTTTGGGTCAGACCCAACTTCGCCGCCAGATCCGCGCGCTCTGGCAGAGCTAGGTACTGTGTTTGCTGAAATCTCTGGTTGAGCGCTTGCAGTTGTAAGCTGGAATAGATGGTTCGAGGCTTGCGAATTTTCTTCCCTTTTCCGTTTAACCGTATTTCTTCATTTTCACTTACGGCTGCTTTTTCTGAATCTTCAAGGAAAAGAGGAATCATATTAGCAGCATACCAAGAATCATTGTTTGAAACTTAACTGAAGCTAATAAATATAAAACCCCatgaaaataatttatttaagtATAGTTTAACTATACAAAAGACTTAACAAAAGAGATAAAAGTGAAAGGTTGCTCTTAATGCCAAGCTAAAGATGGCAGTATGGTTTGTTCAGTCTGCTGTGTTCAGTAGTTTGGCACGTGTGCTGTATGAGCCTCCAGTGCGCGTGGGCCTTGACTAATGTGATGATTTTTCAAGGGGATGATGCGACATACAACACAGAAATAATATTAGTGAAATGCTGAACTGAAAAGTTACTCTCACTAATCAATAACCATTCATCtgtaattatattattattattattattattattattattattattattattactactactactactactactactactactactactactactgctgctattATTTCAGGTTGTCCAAATAATGATCACTG includes these proteins:
- the dlx4a gene encoding homeobox protein Dlx4a; this translates as MTSLSDSLMTSDPSKSAFLEFGHGYPPHQQPSAAYTHYPVHGLHQSGAQHDVSFSSGTNSYRPLGYHYSGVGSHHSGTYLGYQRHNHNGGHSRPDETDSEKAAVSENEEIRLNGKGKKIRKPRTIYSSLQLQALNQRFQQTQYLALPERADLAAKLGLTQTQVKIWFQNKRSKYKKIMKHGSGGPEGEHLQAAAAPGTACATAMPPLWDVPISNNSAPIHTGGYMSSFGHWYPGHHQDTVWSELK